A single window of Onychomys torridus chromosome 8, mOncTor1.1, whole genome shotgun sequence DNA harbors:
- the Smim6 gene encoding small integral membrane protein 6, which translates to MESNRFTRGQMVTLKTIQNDDFWNNPWDVGGLIVVGLFTSTFLFFIVFAIVFGFVEKTLCRED; encoded by the exons ATGGAAAGCAACAG ATTTACGAGGGGCCAAATGGTAACGCTAAAGACCATCCAGAATGATGACTTTTGGAACAATCCCTGGGATGTGGGGGGCCTGATAGTGGTTGGCTTATTCACCTCCACATTCCTGTTCTTCATCGTATTTGCCATTGTGTTTGGATTTGTGGAAAAGACTCTGTGCAGAGAGGACTGA